The Cydia amplana chromosome 11, ilCydAmpl1.1, whole genome shotgun sequence genome includes a region encoding these proteins:
- the LOC134652040 gene encoding protein lifeguard 1-like — MWQNPGVYPGDQNQGGYPQGGYPQGGYPQGGYPQGGYPPQGGYPPQGGYPPQPGYAPQPGFQPGYGGPGYAGEAGGYGQPGVSDLGEDGSVKGFDFNDQSIRKSFIRKVYSILMCQLLITMAFTTLFTYHEGSKLWFKAHSYMMFVALAVVIVCLIVMACCGNVRRQAPLNFIFLGIFTLAESFLLGAVSSTKAPEVVMMAVGVTAAVCLALTIFALQTKWDFTMMGGFLVCATVVLLLLGIVAMFVRNNILQLVYASIGALIFSMYLVYDTQLMMGGKHKYSISPEEYIFAALNLYLDIINIFMYILTIISASRD; from the exons ACCAGAACCAGGGTGGGTACCCGCAAGGTGGGTATCCGCAAGGAGGCTACCCGCAGGGAGGCTACCCGCAAGGTGGCTATCCACCGCAAGGTGGCTATCCGCCGCAAGGTGGCTATCCCCCGCAGCCTGGCTATGCACCTCAGCCTGGGTTTCAGCCGGGCTATGGCGGTCCGGGGTATGCTGGTGAA GCGGGTGGATACGGACAGCCAGGCGTGTCAGATCTGGGGGAAGATGGTTCTGTCAAGGGGTTCGACTTCAATGACCAGAGTATCCGCAAGTCCTTCATTCGTAAG GTGTACTCTATCTTGATGTGTCAGCTGCTCATCACTATGGCATTCACTACACTCTTCACGTACCACGAGGGCTCCAAGCTGTGGTTTAAAGCGCATTCCTACATGAT GTTCGTAGCCCTAGCCGTGGTCATAGTCTGCCTGATCGTGATGGCGTGCTGCGGGAACGTGCGTCGTCAGGCGCCGTTGAACTTCATCTTCCTCGGTATCTTCACCCTCGCGGAGAGCTTCCTGCTCGGGGCCGTGTCGAGCACCAAGGCGCCTGAAGTG GTGATGATGGCAGTGGGTGTGACGGCGGCCGTGTGCCTCGCCCTGACGATATTCGCTCTGCAGACCAAATGGGATTTCACCATGATGGGCGGATTCCTCGTCTGCGCTACTGTTGTGCTGCTATTGCTTG GTATTGTCGCCATGTTCGTCCGCAACAACATCCTCCAACTGGTCTACGCATCCATCGGCGCACTCATATTTTCCATGTACCTCGTCTATGACACGCAGCTCATGATGGGCGGCAAGCACAAGTACAGCATCAGCCCCGAGGAGTACATATTCGCCGCCCTGAACCTGTATCTGGACATTATTAACATCTTCATGTACATTCTGACTATCATCTCCGCTTCGAGGGATTAA
- the LOC134652256 gene encoding protein lifeguard 1-like — protein sequence MFSFPSTQDTDDASQVSSPVTTQYSYHPSQVQSESQEKVENEFITAEIRKVFVKKVYAILTIQLLVVLGFIMFFSFHQPTKRWIQNNTYILYISLAVAFVSIVLLAFFMDFRRKAPWNYVLLGAYTVAEGVILGMLASCYARNAVLTAVAITAIITLALTVFALKSKHDFTTWGGFLICFSIPLLILGIICIFIRNNIIDYVYSAVTCIMFCMYLVYDTQLMLMGKHKYTVGPDDYVFATLNLYVDIVNIFMIVLDLLFKSKK from the exons ATGTTTTCG TTTCCCAGTACCCAGGACACGGACGATGCGAGTCAAGTTTCGTCACCAGTTACGACGCAATATTCGTACCATCCGTCACAAGTCCAAAGCGAGTCGCAGGAAAAAGTTGAGAATGAATTCATTACTGCGGAGATACGCAAGGTTTTCGTGAAAAAG GTGTACGCAATTTTAACGATTCAACTGCTGGTGGTTTTGGGCTTCATTATGTTCTTTTCCTTCCACCAGCCCACGAAGCGATGGATACAAAACAATACTTACATtct ATACATATCCCTGGCCGTGGCGTTCGTGAGTATCGTCCTCTTGGCGTTCTTCATGGACTTTCGACGCAAGGCGCCATGGAACTATGTGTTGCTTGGCGCCTACACTGTGGCAGAGGGAGTTATTCTGGGCATGTTGGCTAGTTGCTATGCGCGCAATGCG GTGTTGACCGCAGTCGCCATTACAGCAATCATAACTCTAGCTTTAACGGTATTTGCGCTAAAATCCAAACATGACTTCACCACGTGGGGAGGATTCTTGATATGCTTCTCAATACCCCTCTTAATTCTTG GAATCATCTGCATATTCATCCGCAACAACATCATAGACTACGTATACTCCGCGGTCACATGCATCATGTTCTGCATGTACCTCGTCTACGACACGCAACTCATGTTAATGGGCAAGCATAAGTACACTGTAGGGCCGGATGACTATGTGTTCGCGACGCTGAACTTGTATGTtgatattgttaatattttcatGATAGTGTTGGACTTGTTGTTTAAATCGAAGAAGTAG